Proteins encoded within one genomic window of Babesia bigemina genome assembly Bbig001, chromosome : IV:
- a CDS encoding mRNA export protein, putative, protein MAYSRGSNDDPKTHFLTGLPDDSISHISWTHTANPLLLGAGSWDKSVRLWRVAPAIGNMVTSESVMLYRQEAPVLASCFSADGTKFFAGGCSNTVMAYDLVSRNPTGMLVAKHDKPVIGVYWVQKLNAIMTTSWDGKICMWDGRQQQPMWTENIETKIFASHFRPNIVCVAGSNGKIHAWNLDNIQHAKSKVTLDSILKCQVRSLCLFPNVTDKSGIVYTSIGGRAVVSYFTEENRSHNFSFKCHRQDVPGKSAQIHPVNAVDFHNVHGTFVTGGGDGVITIWDKEHRSRVKTFNNVDSPVVDVKIHSESNMLAYATSYDWYKGLDQDLLAKTRRQIGIMQLRDEDVKGRPKTIGGRR, encoded by the exons ATGGCGTATTCGCGCGGGTCAAACGATGACCCCAAGACCCACTTTTTGACCGGACTGCCGGATGACTCTATATCGCACATCTCGTGGACGCACACCGCCAACCCGCTCCTGCTGGGCGCAGGGAGCTGGGACAAGAGCGTCCGGCTCTGGAGGGTAGCGCCCGCTATCGGCAACATGGTGACATCTGAATCCGTGATGCTGTACCGCCAGGAAGCGCCGGTGCTGGCCAGCTGCTTCTCGGCCGACGGCACCAAGTTCTTCGCCGGCGGATGCAGCAACACCGTCATGGCGTACGACCTCGTCAGCCGCAACCCGACGGGCATGCTGGTGGCTAAACACGACAAGCCGGTGATAGGTGTGTACTGGGTGCAAAAGCTCAACGCCATCATGACGACGAGCTGGGACGGCAAAATATGCATGTGGGACGGccgacagcagcagccCATGTGGACTGAGAACATTGAGACGAAGATATTCGCGTCGCATTTCCGCCCGAACATTGTGTGCGTCGCCGGGAGCAACGGGAAAATCCACGCGTGGAACTTGGACAACATCCAGCACGCGAAGAGCAAGGTCACGCTGGATTCCATACTCAAGTGCCAAGTGCGTTCACTGTGCCTCTTCCCCAACGTGACCGATAAGTCCGGGATCGTGTACACGTCAATTGGGGGCCGGGCGGTCGTGAGCTACTTCACGGAGGAGAACAGGTCGCATAACTTCTCCTTCAAGTGCCACCGGCAGGACGTGCCGGGCAAGTCCGCGCAAATCCACCCGGTGAACGCGGTGGACTTTCACAACGTCCATGGCACTTTCGTCACCGGCGGAGGAGATGGCGTCATCACCATCTGGGACAAGGAGCACAGGTCGCGGGTCAAGACGTTCAACAACGTCGACTCCCCCGTCGTGGACGTCAAGATACACTCCGAGTCTAACATGCTGGCGTACGCCACGAGCTATGACTGGTACAAGGGCCTAGACCAGGACCTGCTTGCGAAGACCAGGCGCCAGATCGGGATTATGCAG CTGCGAGACGAGGACGTAAAGGGGCGCCCCAAGACCATTGGCGGCCGTAGATAA